The Pochonia chlamydosporia 170 chromosome 3, whole genome shotgun sequence genome contains the following window.
CGTTTCGCAGGAGGAGGGTTGTCCTAGTAGCGAGTTAGCTGTCATGGCTGTGACTACTACGGCTCAACAGAGGTTACCTCAGATGCACCCCGCTTCTTTGATGCTCCCTTGGTGCCTTTCTTTTGCGGTCTTTGCTCGCCCGGCTCGAATACGTCGTCGGGAAGTTTAAAGCTAAAACACGCGATTAGGACGCCAGCTATAATCGCAAAATCTGGCCGATTACTTACTTTCGGACGTGTTGAACGCCGATAGAGACAAGGGGCTTTAGTTCGTCTTGATATTTCTGCCATTGCGTACACAAGATTTTGAACTCGTCCACTTGGTAAGAGAGGTCTAGAGACTTGGCAGCTGTAATGGTGTCAGAGGTCTGTCTGTACAGGTATGATTGCTAAGAATAGCACAGGGCAGACAACCAGCTTCCCTGGGCCTTTGATTCTCAATCCAGCCTGGTGAGCCAAGATCTGAGACTTACCTTCTTCTAATTCAAGTCCAATGTAGTGCGTAGTTGTGAAGACTTCGGTAGGCCCGGTGGCCTCCGAATTGTTGTTTGTGTCATTTTGCTCTGACTCGTCATGTTCGGGGCTTGTTGAAGGAAGGGCATCTTGGCCACCCTTGATTAGGAAATCGAGACTGCCATCCTGTACCTGTGCTATCTCTGAGTCGTCCCTACATAGATGCCGACGCTCGTATCCCTTATTGAAAGCATGTGCCAATGCAATGGACGGATGCTGCTCCAATTTCTGAACCAGCATGCGTACTTTAGATTCAACATATCCCGACCAAACATTATGTGCTTCCTTGGACTTGCTGGCAGATATGACGGAGATGTAATATTTGTAATCCGAAGTGAAGAAAGTGTGCTTCACGAAAAGATCGCTCCAAGGTTGCTTGCCCACCATAATGCTTTCTGATATCTCCAGTCCACGCCGGAGCTCCCTGTTAATGATTGCCATCGACGAGCGGCTAATATTGAATGTAGCACACATGGAAGGATATGCGGGAGTTATGACGGGCATTAAGTGGAACGAATCCCCTTTGTAAATCTTGACACAGTACGTTAGCTGGACACGCCTACCGAGATgattttctttctttcatttTCCTTCTCGAAGCAGGAAGATAACTGGAGGGTCTCAATACACGTACTTTTGGATTCCATACACGAACCGGGAGAGGACCACTCTCGATGGGTTTGAGCAAAACAGGTTGTGGCCATCGCCATTGTCTAATTACCAAGAAGAATTTGTTGACTATCACAGACGTTGCCGCTTTTGGATACAGCTGGCAAACCCGAGCAACCAACATGGCCCAAGCCACGCCACCAGGGAAACCCATAATGTTGCCGTAGACGGCACGACGCTGGGCCCATAGCTTAATAGCACGTAAGGCAAGCTTGAACGTACTCTGCTCGGGTACCAGCGTCAGAATTTCATCTGTAACCCGTGTGCCGTTGAGTGAGCGGAGCTCTGCCTCGTCCAGCCCGCGGAGCAAGCCTGAATCCTTAAGGTCCTGAAAGTCAGGGGCAAGTTGTTTTTGAATAATTCGGGAGAAGATCAGATCGATACTTATCCCAAAATACTCAAATTTGATAATAGGCACGAATGCGTCCGTTACGGCGGCCAGGTCGGTAATGGCCCCCTTGGGAGCCATGCTCTCCAACAAATCTGGGAAGTACTTGAAATAGTCATCACGCGTCACGTATTTAGGAGCGACAATGAGTGTGTCTATATCAGAACCGGGACCAAAAACGCCGAGTCGGAAACTGCCATAAGTGAAAACCTTGCCGCGGGCGTTCTTTATGAGGACATCGTTTTTGGGTTCCTTTTCTCGGGCGACACGCTTGACAAACTCGTCGCAAATAGTTTGCAGTGATTCGAGGACTTTGTATCTGtagaagagaaaaaaacGGCTGGTTAGACCCAAGTTCAACCGTCGTTGACGACACAATGCCAAAATTCGTACCTCTTTTGGGTATCAGAAGGACTTTCAAATGTCTTTTGTCGCCGTAATTCCGATATGAGAGCATCACTGGCGCGTTTTTCAGCCTCAGTAGGCAGACCGACAGAGATTGGCGGTGTAACGCCGAAAACCTGGTcgcttgacattgaagcaagcTTTGGGCCGTCGTGCCCGGAGCCCGGCGCACACAGCACGAGTTTTTCTCGTGGCCTGGCTCCAGCTGTTTCCGCCGGTGTCCAACTGTGTTGTCGTGACGGAAACGAAACCAGACCCTTGGTCAGAGGGCAGGAACTGgtgatgcagcagcaaaagggGCATGCAAATCCTCCACGGCTTTGCCTTGATGCGTGCAAGGCGTTGGGCGAGTGAGCCTAGGGAGATAGAtgaggatggtggtggatggttcCTGACGCGGCTCAGAGTTGCGAGATGCAAGCAATGAACTTGGGAAGGCTGAGAATGTCTGACCAGCAGGTTAGGTGGGCCTACACATGGCTGATGAAAGGATGAGGACTTGAATGGTCCGgcaccaatgttgaccagGCTGGGTCAAGGTCCAGTCACCTCAACTTGTAGGGACCACGCACAGTGCAAGGGCTCACTCCAAGAGGACCCAATTTCGCATAAGTATCTCGGTAGGTAGGTATCTATTTACAACAGTCGTGTGGGTATTTGCAGGCTGGGATATCAATTGACTTCTTGGAGAATTCTATTttgtccaacattgaagtctaGCCTGGTTCAATCAATGACAAAGTTCGTCCGCTCTATGGTCAACCAGCCGCCTACTACAGAGTACCTTGCTAGGTAGTTATTGCACCAGGCAGTCCTCCGTAACCCCAAGAATTAGGGTGCCAGCATTGCTTAAGCAGATAGGCATGTATATGCTTTAATCGGGGTACAGGCTGTGGGTCTCTATCCTATTTCGGGCTGTATACCAGGCCATGGGACAACGGTACATTGTGGTCAGCATCTAAGGACCTACCAGTCCTAGTACCCATTGAAGCAACTCAGGTACAGCGTCTCCTTGCTTGAATGATTGTGCAGTTCTGATTCGTTATGAGCCAGCCACACCAAGCCCCGAGATGCTCAAATGCCTGCCATCCCTGGAAGTCAAAACGCGAACGCGGTTGGCAGCATGGAAAAGTTAACCGACACCAGAGTTTAATTGATTGATCGAACCGGAACAATCTACACGCTCAGATTCACCATTTTCATCCTTCGCCTTCCTCCCTTgtgctgaagaagcacatAAAGAAGTCTATCATATCGCACCGGCTTCCTTGTTCCATATTACAACTCTTGTTGCGACCAACTCGCTTCCGCTGGTGCACATACACACACACTCAGTAGATCCGACCCAAGCTACTCCTCTCCTGCACAAGCCTCGTTTTTATCATCTGTTTCCCCAACCACATCCCATTTGCCTTATGTTCCGACCAGAGCGCCTTATCTCACAGCCAGCTCGCACGACCGCTTCTTCCCCACGACAAACCGACTCCGAAATTTCATAGCGCGCCTCTCTACGGTCATGCCACCATCGGCAAAAAGAGCCCAGCGGGCCCGCCGCGACTTGCGCAGAGACAAAGACGTAACCGACCctgttgatgtcgatgattCCTCTCCGAGCCGCCCGGCCAAACGTCGCAAGCGCACTCGGTCCTCAGACCCCGCAGACTCGAGCATTCTGTCCGGCGCAACCTTGCTATCTCAGACACGCGATGTCGACGACCCTCCAAGCACCGACGACGACCACGTTGTCTCTCAAGTTACTCAACAACTGAAAACCCAGTCtgtccaagccagcaaggaTCATGCTAATGCAATCCACGAAGCCAACCGCGATGGCGTCAAAGCCTATGCGAAAGTGGCAGCTCAAGACTGGACTTTTTACATAACAAAACTAGCCGTCAATATCGGTCGCGCACCGGAGATTTCTCATGCCGACGACGAAGGAGAAGACGAGGCCCACGTTCATATCGACCTAGGTCCTAGTAAGATGGTATCACGCGAGCATGCCTCCATCTGTTTCGACTCTAAGGATGAAAAGTGGATTCTTCAAATCAAGGGCCGCAATGGCGCAAAAATTGATGGACAGCCTCTTAAACCTCGAGCCTCACATGCTCTCACGTCGGGCGAGGTTATTGAGATTGGGAATGTTGAAATGATGTTTGTGCTCCCATCTGAGATATCTCCTCTACATGTTCACCCGATGTTTTTGCAACGGTGTGGACTGAGTTCAGATGCGGCACAGGTCCTTGCACCTCGACGCCAGCCACTCATCGCTCCCGCTCCTGCGGATTATAAGCGGCCAGGAACTCCGCCATCGACCCAGAGACGGGGAAACATAACAGCCAAGTCTCCGAGTGTCAGCACTCCAGCAGTATTGATTGGTGCGAATGGCGTAGATCTGAGCCATGACGACAACCAGCATATCAAACCGCAATATAGCTATGCTCAGATGATTACacaagccattttgaatGCTCCAGATGGAAAACTCAATCTAAATGGTATTTACACCTTTATCATGAACAGTTACTCGTACTATCGACATCAACAGGCCGCTGGCTGGCAGGTGAGTCTCTTCTTGCTGTACTTGGGCTGGGGTGAATGCCCGGCCTCTGGGATACGTACAAGCTGACAGGTATTCGTCGTCTGTTCCTCCAGAACTCCATACGGCACAACCTTTCTCTTAACAAGTCATTTGATAAAGTAGCAAGGTCTACGGATGAACCTGGAAAAGGCATGAAATGGCAAATTGTCTCAGAAGCGAAAGATGAAATGACCAGAAATGCCTATAAGATCGGTCGTGGGGGCCATCGAGGGTCATCCGCACCGTCATCACCAAATCAGCTCAACTACATCACCCAAGGGCCAAAGGATATGGCATCCAGGGATCCAAGTTCCGCTCGAAGGCGACGGGCATCGCCTATAACCTCGCCGCCCCCACGATCATCACTCCGGGATGCACAATCAACGCCTCGGCAGGGTTCGGAGAGGGGCATCTCTCGAAACGCCAGTTTCACAGCAGATGGCAGCCCTCTTCCCCGGCATCGTAAATCAACAAATACCGCGCCTGattcttccttctcaactTTCAACCCGCAATCTCCTACACTTACGTCGTCCTATCTGCAGGATGACGGCGCATCGTTCGTAACCCCAGCTCCTCCACGCATTCACCCGAAGCTGGCGCCCCCAAGTACCGCACAGCGGCCGAGCCAGCATATGCCCACGAGCTCACCAGCCCCATTCTGGAAGTATGCCGACATTGGTAGCACACCACTCCGACCATCCGCTCCC
Protein-coding sequences here:
- a CDS encoding poly(A) polymerase (similar to Aspergillus terreus NIH2624 XP_001214436.1), with translation MSSDQVFGVTPPISVGLPTEAEKRASDALISELRRQKTFESPSDTQKRYKVLESLQTICDEFVKRVAREKEPKNDVLIKNARGKVFTYGSFRLGVFGPGSDIDTLIVAPKYVTRDDYFKYFPDLLESMAPKGAITDLAAVTDAFVPIIKFEYFGISIDLIFSRIIQKQLAPDFQDLKDSGLLRGLDEAELRSLNGTRVTDEILTLVPEQSTFKLALRAIKLWAQRRAVYGNIMGFPGGVAWAMLVARVCQLYPKAATSVIVNKFFLVIRQWRWPQPVLLKPIESGPLPVRVWNPKIYKGDSFHLMPVITPAYPSMCATFNISRSSMAIINRELRRGLEISESIMVGKQPWSDLFVKHTFFTSDYKYYISVISASKSKEAHNVWSGYVESKVRMLVQKLEQHPSIALAHAFNKGYERRHLCRDDSEIAQVQDGSLDFLIKGGQDALPSTSPEHDESEQNDTNNNSEATGPTEVFTTTHYIGLELEEAAKSLDLSYQVDEFKILCTQWQKYQDELKPLVSIGVQHVRNFKLPDDVFEPGEQRPQKKGTKGASKKRGASEDNPPPAKRQQASVAAAG
- a CDS encoding forkhead transcription factor Fkh1/2 (similar to Cordyceps militaris CM01 XP_006671008.1); the protein is MPPSAKRAQRARRDLRRDKDVTDPVDVDDSSPSRPAKRRKRTRSSDPADSSILSGATLLSQTRDVDDPPSTDDDHVVSQVTQQLKTQSVQASKDHANAIHEANRDGVKAYAKVAAQDWTFYITKLAVNIGRAPEISHADDEGEDEAHVHIDLGPSKMVSREHASICFDSKDEKWILQIKGRNGAKIDGQPLKPRASHALTSGEVIEIGNVEMMFVLPSEISPLHVHPMFLQRCGLSSDAAQVLAPRRQPLIAPAPADYKRPGTPPSTQRRGNITAKSPSVSTPAVLIGANGVDLSHDDNQHIKPQYSYAQMITQAILNAPDGKLNLNGIYTFIMNSYSYYRHQQAAGWQNSIRHNLSLNKSFDKVARSTDEPGKGMKWQIVSEAKDEMTRNAYKIGRGGHRGSSAPSSPNQLNYITQGPKDMASRDPSSARRRRASPITSPPPRSSLRDAQSTPRQGSERGISRNASFTADGSPLPRHRKSTNTAPDSSFSTFNPQSPTLTSSYLQDDGASFVTPAPPRIHPKLAPPSTAQRPSQHMPTSSPAPFWKYADIGSTPLRPSAPYEFSPSKVAGSMPPQSSSPPRASKSPPSSPSKPQRLPAVEGTKQESDEPDDVEEGQGFDLTK